In a genomic window of Streptomyces sp. SJL17-4:
- a CDS encoding S8 family serine peptidase: protein MTGPATAAPDTPRPGGDQRIPLVTGDRVVVNAKGRMVGFEAARGREHIPVQVQRIKDSTLVVPSDARRLIAAGKLDQRLFDLDVLSDARLRESHRDGLKLIVQYEGGAGAARAEVRAAGDTQLRRTFPTLDADAIRTSPDDVAKVWDALTDRRSNGLRATASGIAKVWLDGVRAASLDRSVRQIGADKAWESGYDGTGVKIAVLDTGVDKTHGDLSSQVVGEKNFSASPDAVDRVGHGTHVASIAAGTGATSGGRFKGVAPGAEVISGKVLDDNGFGDDSAVLAGMEWAAAEGADVVNLSLGGPDSPGVDPLEAAVDRLSAEKGILFAIAAGNEGEGGASTVGSPGSADAALTVGAVDKDDRLAAFSSTGPRVGDGAVKPDVTAPGVAIAAAAAAGSEIDTRPGTPHPAPGYLQIDGTSMATPHVAGAAAILKQRHPDWKATELKGALTASAKGGAYTAFQQGSGRVQVDRALAQSVIADPVALNFGTARWPHADDRPLTRKVAYRNLGTTDVTLDLSVATLDPKGGPAPAGFFTLGADKVTVPAGGRAEVELTADTRIGDADGSYSGYVTATAAGQSVRTAAVAVREAESYDVTLRAVGRDGADAQNFHSTLVGIAGGAAGFGTRIDNEPGSHTVRVPKGTYTFDTAVYQDPSDYTKGTDWIAQPKLEISGDTTVTADARTTKPVELTVPGIDSVDYGGTYYELGGTDIGRVGSGWVLRSFAGFRTAHRGPAVTDGSLLQTWDARFLKDATSQYSVAFGGRTNRLSTGYTKHVKPNELATLKVGLGASAPGKSAFVSPFAHIPGAPEGNGFSDPQPAPGTRTFYVSTADGVEWLTKFDQAGEPDQWGQPAFEGGWAMARPQRYEAGRTYREKFNTGVFGPLLGGSAGVFRTAPDPATGEQQIVGSLPLFADGKGHAGFSPYTSATSTLYRDGVKVAENDDPLTGSQPFTVDGSDAEYRLVTSVERSAQLAAASTRVDTSFTFRSKQVTATTALPVSTVRFSAPVDLTSRAPEHAPVLVPVTVQGSAAGKNLKSLAVSVSYDNGKTWERAQVRNGAISVKSPAKGSGISLSAVVTDKQGNSSTLTLHNAWYGK, encoded by the coding sequence ATGACCGGCCCCGCGACGGCCGCACCGGACACCCCGCGCCCCGGCGGCGACCAGCGGATCCCGCTCGTCACCGGCGACCGCGTGGTGGTGAACGCCAAGGGCCGGATGGTGGGCTTCGAGGCCGCCCGAGGCCGTGAGCACATACCCGTACAGGTGCAGCGCATCAAGGACAGCACGCTGGTCGTGCCCAGCGACGCGCGGCGCCTGATAGCCGCCGGCAAGCTGGACCAGCGGCTCTTCGACCTCGACGTGCTCAGCGACGCGAGGCTGCGCGAGAGCCATCGCGACGGGCTCAAGCTGATCGTGCAGTACGAGGGGGGTGCCGGCGCCGCACGGGCCGAGGTGCGTGCCGCCGGCGACACCCAGCTGCGACGGACGTTCCCGACCCTCGACGCCGACGCCATCCGTACCTCCCCGGACGACGTCGCCAAGGTGTGGGACGCGCTGACCGACCGGCGGAGCAACGGCCTGCGCGCCACCGCCTCCGGGATCGCCAAGGTGTGGCTGGACGGCGTGCGGGCCGCGAGCCTGGACCGCAGCGTCCGGCAGATCGGCGCCGACAAGGCGTGGGAGTCCGGGTACGACGGCACGGGCGTCAAGATCGCCGTCCTCGACACCGGTGTCGACAAGACCCATGGCGACCTCAGCTCGCAGGTCGTCGGCGAGAAGAACTTCTCCGCCTCCCCCGACGCGGTGGACCGCGTCGGTCACGGCACCCACGTCGCCTCGATCGCCGCGGGTACGGGTGCCACGTCCGGCGGCCGGTTCAAGGGCGTCGCCCCCGGCGCCGAGGTGATCAGCGGCAAGGTCCTCGACGACAACGGCTTCGGCGACGACTCCGCCGTCCTCGCCGGCATGGAGTGGGCCGCCGCCGAAGGCGCGGACGTCGTCAACCTCAGCCTCGGCGGCCCCGACAGCCCCGGCGTCGACCCGCTGGAGGCGGCGGTCGACCGGCTGTCCGCCGAGAAGGGCATCCTGTTCGCGATCGCCGCGGGCAACGAGGGCGAGGGCGGCGCCTCCACGGTGGGCTCGCCCGGCAGCGCGGACGCCGCGCTGACCGTCGGCGCCGTCGACAAGGACGACCGCCTCGCCGCCTTCTCCAGCACCGGCCCGCGCGTCGGTGACGGCGCCGTCAAGCCGGACGTGACCGCGCCCGGCGTGGCCATCGCCGCGGCCGCCGCGGCCGGCAGCGAGATCGACACGCGCCCCGGCACCCCGCACCCCGCCCCGGGGTATCTGCAGATCGACGGCACGTCCATGGCCACCCCGCACGTCGCGGGCGCGGCGGCGATCCTGAAGCAGCGGCATCCGGACTGGAAGGCCACCGAACTCAAGGGCGCACTGACCGCGTCCGCCAAGGGCGGCGCCTACACCGCCTTCCAGCAGGGCTCCGGCCGCGTCCAGGTCGACAGGGCGCTGGCCCAGAGCGTCATCGCCGATCCGGTCGCGCTGAACTTCGGCACGGCGCGGTGGCCGCACGCCGACGACCGGCCGCTCACCCGGAAGGTCGCCTACCGCAACCTCGGGACCACCGACGTCACCCTCGACCTGTCGGTGGCCACGCTCGACCCGAAGGGCGGACCCGCTCCGGCCGGATTCTTCACGCTCGGCGCCGACAAGGTGACCGTGCCCGCCGGCGGCAGGGCCGAGGTCGAGCTGACCGCCGACACCAGGATCGGCGACGCCGACGGCAGCTACTCCGGCTACGTCACCGCCACCGCCGCCGGCCAGTCCGTCCGCACGGCCGCCGTGGCCGTCCGGGAGGCGGAGTCGTACGACGTCACGCTCAGGGCCGTCGGCCGTGACGGCGCCGACGCCCAGAACTTCCACAGCACGCTGGTCGGCATCGCCGGCGGCGCCGCCGGCTTCGGGACCCGTATCGACAACGAACCCGGCAGCCACACCGTCCGGGTCCCCAAGGGCACCTACACGTTCGACACGGCCGTCTACCAGGACCCGTCGGACTACACCAAGGGCACCGACTGGATCGCCCAGCCGAAGCTGGAGATCTCCGGGGACACCACCGTCACCGCTGACGCACGCACCACCAAGCCGGTGGAGCTCACCGTCCCCGGCATCGACTCGGTGGACTACGGAGGCACGTACTACGAGCTCGGCGGCACCGACATCGGCCGCGTCGGCAGCGGCTGGGTCCTCAGGAGCTTCGCCGGCTTCCGTACCGCTCACAGGGGTCCGGCCGTGACCGACGGCTCACTGCTGCAGACCTGGGACGCGCGCTTCCTCAAGGACGCCACCAGCCAGTACTCGGTGGCCTTCGGCGGCAGGACGAACAGGCTCTCGACCGGCTACACCAAGCACGTGAAGCCGAACGAGCTGGCCACGCTCAAGGTCGGCCTCGGCGCCTCCGCCCCCGGGAAGTCCGCCTTCGTCTCCCCCTTCGCCCACATCCCGGGCGCTCCCGAGGGCAACGGCTTCTCCGACCCGCAGCCGGCGCCGGGCACGCGGACCTTCTACGTCTCCACCGCCGACGGCGTCGAGTGGCTCACCAAGTTCGACCAGGCGGGCGAGCCCGACCAGTGGGGCCAGCCGGCCTTCGAGGGCGGTTGGGCGATGGCCCGGCCGCAGCGCTACGAGGCCGGCCGGACGTACCGGGAGAAGTTCAACACGGGCGTCTTCGGACCCCTTCTGGGCGGGAGCGCGGGCGTGTTCCGCACCGCTCCCGACCCGGCGACGGGCGAGCAGCAGATCGTCGGCTCGCTTCCGCTGTTCGCCGACGGCAAGGGTCACGCGGGGTTCTCTCCGTACACCTCGGCCACGTCGACGCTGTACCGCGACGGCGTCAAGGTCGCCGAGAACGACGATCCGCTGACCGGCTCGCAGCCCTTCACGGTCGACGGCTCCGACGCCGAGTACCGGCTGGTGACCTCCGTGGAGCGCTCGGCGCAGCTCGCCGCCGCCTCCACGCGGGTCGACACCAGCTTCACGTTCCGTTCGAAGCAGGTCACGGCCACCACCGCACTGCCGGTGTCCACGGTCCGCTTCTCCGCCCCCGTCGACCTCACCTCGCGGGCCCCGGAGCACGCTCCGGTCCTCGTCCCGGTGACCGTGCAGGGCTCCGCGGCCGGGAAGAACCTCAAGTCCCTCGCGGTGTCGGTGAGTTACGACAACGGGAAGACCTGGGAGCGCGCGCAGGTCCGGAACGGTGCGATCTCCGTGAAGAGTCCGGCGAAGGGCAGCGGGATCTCGCTCTCCGCCGTGGTCACGGACAAGCAGGGCAACTCGTCGACGCTGACCCTCCACAACGCGTGGTACGGCAAGTGA
- a CDS encoding acyl-CoA dehydrogenase family protein, protein MPSHPTATTHQVTNQAPPLTGHDVAADPVLLDGVRREGAAWHLDDLHRLGRLVGSEEAQCWADQANRHEPELRTHDRYGNRIDEVDFHPAYHSLMDLSVGEGLAGAAWADERPGAHVARAASFMLATTLEPGHLCPVSMTYAVVPALRHAPELAKTYEPLLTSRVYDPGLRTPVGKRGLLAGMGMTEKQGGTDVRANTTTAVEQPDGSWRLRGHKWFTSAPMNDLFLVLAQAPGGLSCFLVPRVLPDGGRNTFRIQRLKDKLGNRANASSEPEFDDTVAWLVGAEGKGVRTIIDMVTMTRLDCVLGSAAGTRAALAQAAHHARHRSVFGAKLIDQPLMRNVLADLSLESEAATTLALRLAGAADRAQRGDDAERSFLRLATAVGKYWVCKRQPVAVAEALECLGGNGYDEASGMPRLYREAPLNGIWEGSGNVNALDMLRALAREPASLEAFRAEIEEAAGGDARLDAAWRELQGELVLTEDAPLRARRVIERAALVLQGSLLVRHAPAPVADAFCASRLAGDRGLAFGTLPPDTDFTGLLDRLPA, encoded by the coding sequence ATGCCCAGCCACCCCACCGCGACGACGCACCAAGTGACCAACCAGGCACCGCCCTTGACCGGTCACGACGTGGCCGCCGACCCGGTCCTCCTGGACGGCGTACGACGGGAAGGCGCCGCGTGGCACCTCGACGACCTCCACCGGCTGGGCCGCCTGGTCGGCTCCGAGGAGGCCCAGTGCTGGGCGGACCAGGCCAACCGCCACGAGCCTGAGCTGCGCACCCACGACCGCTACGGCAACCGGATCGACGAGGTCGACTTCCACCCCGCCTACCACTCCCTGATGGACCTGTCGGTCGGCGAGGGCCTCGCCGGTGCCGCCTGGGCCGACGAGCGCCCGGGCGCCCATGTGGCACGCGCCGCGAGCTTCATGCTGGCCACGACGCTGGAGCCGGGCCACCTCTGCCCCGTCTCCATGACCTACGCCGTCGTCCCCGCCCTCCGCCACGCCCCCGAGCTGGCCAAGACGTACGAGCCCCTGCTGACCAGCCGCGTCTACGACCCCGGGCTGCGCACCCCGGTCGGCAAGCGCGGCCTGCTCGCCGGGATGGGGATGACCGAGAAGCAGGGCGGCACCGACGTCCGCGCCAACACCACCACCGCCGTCGAACAGCCCGACGGAAGCTGGCGGTTGCGTGGCCACAAGTGGTTCACCAGCGCCCCGATGAACGACCTCTTCCTCGTTCTCGCCCAGGCGCCCGGCGGTCTGTCCTGCTTCCTCGTCCCGCGCGTCCTCCCGGACGGCGGCCGCAACACCTTCCGCATCCAGCGCCTCAAGGACAAGCTCGGAAACCGCGCCAACGCGAGCAGCGAGCCGGAGTTCGACGACACGGTGGCCTGGCTCGTCGGCGCCGAGGGCAAGGGCGTCCGCACCATCATCGACATGGTGACCATGACGCGCCTCGACTGCGTCCTCGGCTCCGCCGCCGGCACCCGCGCCGCCCTCGCCCAGGCCGCCCATCACGCCCGCCACCGCTCGGTGTTCGGCGCCAAGCTCATCGACCAGCCGTTGATGCGCAACGTCCTGGCCGACCTGAGCCTGGAGTCGGAGGCGGCCACCACCCTGGCCCTGCGCCTGGCCGGCGCGGCCGACCGGGCCCAGCGCGGCGACGACGCCGAGCGGTCCTTCCTGCGCCTGGCCACCGCCGTCGGCAAGTACTGGGTCTGCAAGCGGCAGCCCGTCGCCGTCGCCGAAGCGCTGGAATGCCTGGGAGGCAACGGCTACGACGAGGCATCGGGCATGCCGCGCCTGTACCGAGAGGCCCCCCTCAACGGCATCTGGGAGGGCTCGGGCAACGTCAACGCCCTCGACATGCTCCGTGCGTTGGCACGTGAACCCGCCTCCCTGGAAGCCTTCCGCGCGGAGATCGAGGAGGCGGCCGGCGGCGACGCGCGGCTCGACGCCGCCTGGCGTGAACTCCAGGGCGAACTCGTCCTCACCGAGGACGCGCCCCTGCGCGCCCGACGCGTCATCGAGCGCGCGGCCCTCGTCCTCCAGGGCTCCCTCCTGGTCCGCCACGCCCCGGCCCCCGTCGCCGACGCGTTCTGCGCCTCCCGCCTCGCCGGCGACCGCGGCCTCGCCTTCGGCACCCTGCCCCCGGACACGGACTTCACGGGACTGCTCGACCGACTGCCGGCCTGA
- a CDS encoding DUF6531 domain-containing protein, translated as MAVTVPDWADTLLDLVGVNWPNVDEDAYREMADALREFADDLADDGQLANNHMERLLSSGHGEAMDALNEHWGKVKGKHLKDMVSAARTIADALDMAAGAIEGMKWKAVAELGILAGQTGLAMALIPVTGGLSALLGAGAIAYTKKQLLKLITGAMEEAVGHIVGVMTEPAVSALENMAADLVVQLGADALGLQDGVDLGQTRQAGKDGFDDGVQGAKEGLNLASVGGGGGGRPGGKGFHIEHDEHDNAGTKLNGVSAGIHGKTAGKLTKAKTAQGRNKGRDNIADALDPVIEKAMGALAKSADVMGDHVGKTLPKVVKQISVDHKNNDDDLRDRFARQRKGDHDDSNGGNGGTQQRRDPGADAHTRRNSVSDAKGDPRANSVSLDKTVCKNDPVDVATGKMLLPQTDLLLPGVLPLTLRRTHVSTYRYGQWFGPSWASTLDERIEVDAFGGGAVWAREDGSLLIYPRLPRPGGEQVLPLEGDRLPLVHGGVDGDATRYEVRDPHGGPVRSFTGDPYRASTAYWLSAVEDRNGNRVDFARRGDGAPTAVTHTGGYVVQITATETRVTDLAVRGPGGPTTVVGYGYDQAGHLTTLTGPEGTGGPAMHFTYDGDGRVTSWTDRNAFTFRYVYDAEGRVAGTVGPEGTLTSTFTYDVHPETGHRVTRYTDSTGATSVLHLNDRLQVVAETDPLGHTTHLTWDAYDRPLTRTDALGHTTELIWSEEGNLVGVRLPDGTTATARYDERNMPVEITGADGTVWRQTFDGLGNCTGVQAPDGTVKRFTHDRTGAIATMTDTLGGTVRFTSDAAGLTLEVSDDEHGVTRVRRDHRGRPLRIVDPVGRAQEFVWDDDDHLLARTATDGARESWAWDDEGNCTAYTDAVGGVWGTAYGPFDKPLVRIDPDGARHQLRYDTELRLVEVTNPLGQKWSYTYDAAGNMAAETDFEGRTSHYHYDAANRLTRRVNPAGQTVTYTWDAMGRLTSDDADGAVTSYAYDTAGALVEARTATSTLSIVRDVMGRPRSESIDGRTLRYAYDPAGRRVARTTPTGAVTSLAYDPAGRCSSLAVDGHALTFGHDLLGREVSRVWGDPATPVGLTTTWDDAGRPTTQSLAAGTAPSPLVTRDYSYRADGFPVTIGEQTAGTDRRVKQITLDPMGRPLAVADDHWTEQYAYDRAGNQDAAQWPTRAGRGEARGPRTYVGTRLLTAGALHYTHDAAGRVVERRRTRPSRKPDLWRYTYDARDRLTSCTTPDGTLWTYAYDPLGRRTAKHRMADDGRTTVQTIRYTWDGTVLAEQVDEATATVLTWEYDGHRPLVQYERRLLDEAETDARFFAIVTDLAGTPTELVSTTGETAWRSRSTTWGTTGWNRDATAYTPLRFPGQYADPETGLHYNFHRHYDPDTARYTTLDPLGLAPAPNPATYVANPWASTDPLGLAPKRCSFDAYDWGDSTSGFGGSVRYGRLDHLGRPTGVYASIRPEMLDKGTEAGSVRTPGWRGNGNDFNEARGHLYANRLGGHGKGKFAWQNLVTETQTPTNTPEQRVSVEAVIYNQVKNNDEVVQYNVVPKYAGNNPIPHEIHFTAYGNKGFTFTYILENPAGYVRTGV; from the coding sequence ATGGCTGTCACGGTGCCGGACTGGGCGGACACGCTGCTGGATCTGGTGGGGGTGAACTGGCCCAACGTGGACGAGGACGCCTACCGGGAAATGGCGGACGCGTTGCGGGAGTTCGCGGACGACCTCGCCGACGACGGCCAGCTCGCGAACAACCACATGGAGCGTCTGCTGTCGTCGGGTCACGGCGAGGCGATGGACGCGCTGAACGAGCACTGGGGCAAGGTCAAGGGCAAGCACCTCAAGGACATGGTGTCCGCGGCCCGGACGATCGCGGACGCCCTGGACATGGCGGCGGGCGCGATCGAGGGCATGAAGTGGAAGGCGGTCGCGGAGCTCGGGATCCTGGCGGGCCAGACCGGTCTGGCCATGGCGCTGATCCCGGTGACCGGTGGCCTGTCGGCATTGCTGGGTGCCGGTGCGATCGCCTACACGAAGAAGCAGCTGCTGAAGCTCATCACGGGCGCGATGGAAGAGGCCGTCGGCCACATCGTCGGCGTGATGACCGAACCGGCGGTGTCGGCACTGGAGAACATGGCCGCCGATCTGGTGGTCCAGCTGGGCGCGGACGCACTGGGGCTGCAGGACGGGGTGGACCTCGGCCAGACGCGGCAGGCCGGCAAGGACGGGTTCGACGACGGCGTGCAGGGCGCGAAGGAGGGCCTGAACCTCGCCTCCGTCGGCGGCGGGGGCGGCGGTCGCCCCGGGGGCAAGGGCTTCCACATCGAGCACGACGAGCACGACAACGCCGGTACGAAACTGAACGGTGTGAGCGCCGGGATCCACGGCAAGACCGCCGGGAAGTTGACGAAGGCGAAGACGGCCCAGGGCCGCAACAAGGGCCGGGACAACATCGCCGACGCCCTGGACCCGGTCATCGAGAAGGCCATGGGAGCCCTGGCGAAGTCAGCCGACGTGATGGGCGACCACGTCGGCAAGACGCTGCCGAAGGTCGTGAAGCAGATCTCCGTCGACCACAAGAACAACGACGACGACCTGCGCGACCGCTTCGCCCGGCAGCGCAAGGGCGACCATGACGACAGCAACGGCGGCAACGGCGGGACTCAGCAGCGCAGAGACCCCGGGGCCGACGCCCACACAAGGCGCAATTCGGTCAGCGACGCAAAGGGCGATCCCCGCGCCAACAGCGTGTCCCTGGACAAGACCGTCTGCAAGAACGATCCGGTCGACGTCGCCACGGGCAAGATGCTGCTCCCGCAGACGGACCTCCTCCTGCCCGGGGTGCTCCCGCTCACGCTGCGCCGCACCCATGTGTCGACCTACCGCTACGGTCAGTGGTTCGGCCCCAGTTGGGCGTCCACCCTCGACGAACGTATCGAGGTCGACGCGTTCGGCGGCGGAGCCGTCTGGGCCCGTGAGGACGGCTCTCTGCTGATCTACCCGCGCCTGCCTCGCCCCGGCGGCGAGCAGGTCCTCCCCCTGGAGGGCGACCGGCTTCCCCTGGTCCACGGCGGCGTCGACGGTGACGCGACCAGGTACGAGGTGCGCGATCCCCACGGGGGTCCGGTCCGGAGCTTCACCGGCGATCCCTACCGGGCCTCGACCGCCTACTGGCTGTCCGCGGTCGAGGACCGGAACGGCAACCGCGTCGACTTCGCGCGACGCGGCGACGGTGCTCCGACCGCCGTGACCCACACGGGCGGATACGTCGTTCAGATCACCGCGACCGAGACCCGGGTGACGGACCTGGCCGTCCGTGGGCCCGGAGGCCCGACCACGGTCGTCGGCTACGGCTACGACCAGGCCGGTCACCTCACCACTCTGACGGGCCCGGAGGGCACCGGCGGCCCCGCCATGCACTTCACGTACGACGGTGACGGCCGCGTCACCTCGTGGACCGACCGCAACGCCTTCACCTTCCGCTACGTGTACGACGCCGAGGGCAGGGTCGCCGGCACGGTCGGCCCCGAAGGCACTCTCACGTCGACGTTCACCTACGACGTCCACCCCGAGACCGGGCACCGCGTGACGCGCTACACCGACTCCACCGGTGCCACGAGCGTTCTGCACCTCAACGACCGCCTCCAGGTCGTCGCCGAGACCGACCCGCTCGGCCACACCACGCACCTGACCTGGGACGCGTACGACCGCCCGCTCACCCGCACCGACGCCCTGGGCCACACCACCGAACTCATCTGGAGCGAGGAAGGCAACCTGGTCGGGGTACGGCTGCCCGACGGCACCACGGCCACGGCCCGCTACGACGAGCGGAACATGCCCGTGGAGATCACGGGCGCGGACGGGACCGTGTGGCGGCAGACCTTCGACGGCCTGGGCAACTGCACCGGCGTCCAGGCTCCCGACGGGACCGTGAAGCGTTTCACCCACGACCGCACCGGCGCCATCGCGACCATGACCGACACCCTGGGCGGCACGGTCCGCTTCACCTCCGACGCCGCGGGCCTCACCCTGGAGGTCAGCGACGACGAGCACGGCGTGACGCGCGTGCGGCGGGACCACCGCGGACGCCCCCTCCGCATCGTCGATCCGGTCGGCCGGGCGCAGGAGTTCGTGTGGGACGACGACGACCACCTCCTCGCCCGAACCGCGACGGACGGAGCCCGTGAGAGCTGGGCCTGGGACGACGAAGGCAACTGCACGGCGTACACCGACGCCGTCGGCGGCGTCTGGGGCACCGCGTACGGCCCCTTCGACAAGCCCCTGGTCCGGATCGACCCGGACGGAGCCCGCCACCAACTGCGCTACGACACCGAACTGCGCCTCGTCGAAGTCACCAACCCGCTCGGGCAGAAGTGGAGTTACACCTACGACGCCGCCGGCAACATGGCCGCCGAGACCGACTTCGAGGGGCGCACCAGCCACTACCACTACGACGCGGCCAACCGGCTCACGCGACGCGTCAACCCCGCCGGACAGACCGTCACCTACACCTGGGACGCCATGGGCCGGCTGACCTCGGACGACGCGGACGGCGCCGTCACCAGCTACGCGTACGACACCGCCGGTGCGCTCGTCGAAGCCCGTACCGCGACCTCCACGCTGAGCATCGTGCGCGACGTCATGGGCCGACCGCGCAGCGAGAGCATCGACGGGCGGACTCTCCGGTACGCGTACGACCCGGCCGGCCGCCGCGTCGCGCGCACCACACCCACCGGCGCCGTCACCAGCCTCGCCTACGACCCCGCGGGCCGGTGCTCCTCGCTGGCCGTGGACGGGCACGCCCTCACCTTCGGGCACGACCTCCTCGGCCGCGAGGTCTCCCGCGTCTGGGGCGATCCCGCCACTCCGGTTGGCCTGACGACCACCTGGGACGACGCCGGCAGGCCGACGACCCAGAGCCTCGCGGCCGGAACGGCCCCCTCGCCCCTTGTCACGCGCGACTACTCCTATCGTGCCGACGGCTTCCCCGTCACCATCGGCGAACAGACCGCAGGCACCGACCGACGCGTCAAGCAGATCACCCTCGACCCGATGGGCCGACCCCTCGCCGTCGCCGACGACCACTGGACGGAGCAGTACGCCTACGACCGAGCAGGCAATCAGGACGCGGCCCAGTGGCCCACCCGGGCCGGGCGTGGCGAGGCCCGCGGCCCGCGAACCTACGTCGGCACGCGCCTCCTCACAGCCGGGGCCCTCCACTACACGCACGACGCGGCGGGCCGGGTCGTCGAACGCCGCCGCACCCGTCCCTCGCGCAAGCCCGACCTCTGGCGCTACACCTACGACGCACGGGACCGCCTGACCTCCTGCACCACCCCCGACGGCACCCTGTGGACCTATGCCTACGACCCTCTCGGGCGCCGCACCGCCAAGCACCGTATGGCGGACGACGGGCGAACCACGGTGCAGACCATCCGCTACACCTGGGACGGAACGGTCCTGGCCGAACAGGTCGACGAGGCCACCGCCACCGTTCTGACCTGGGAATACGATGGACATCGCCCGCTCGTCCAGTACGAACGCAGACTCCTCGACGAGGCCGAGACCGACGCGCGCTTCTTCGCCATCGTCACCGACCTCGCAGGCACGCCCACCGAGCTCGTCTCCACCACCGGCGAAACGGCCTGGCGCAGCCGGTCGACCACCTGGGGGACCACAGGGTGGAACCGCGACGCCACCGCCTACACCCCGCTCCGCTTTCCCGGACAGTACGCCGACCCCGAAACGGGCCTCCACTACAACTTCCACCGCCACTACGACCCCGACACCGCCCGCTACACCACCCTCGACCCCCTCGGCCTCGCGCCCGCGCCCAACCCGGCCACCTACGTCGCCAACCCCTGGGCGTCCACCGACCCGCTGGGCCTCGCCCCCAAGCGCTGCAGCTTCGACGCCTACGACTGGGGCGACTCGACGAGCGGGTTCGGCGGCAGCGTCCGCTACGGGCGACTGGACCACCTGGGGCGCCCCACAGGCGTGTACGCCTCCATTCGGCCCGAGATGCTCGACAAGGGAACCGAGGCCGGCTCCGTGCGGACCCCCGGCTGGCGCGGCAACGGCAACGACTTCAACGAAGCCCGTGGCCACCTCTACGCCAACCGCCTCGGCGGCCACGGAAAGGGGAAGTTCGCCTGGCAGAACCTGGTGACCGAGACGCAGACACCTACGAACACGCCCGAACAGCGTGTGTCGGTCGAGGCGGTGATCTACAACCAGGTGAAGAACAACGACGAGGTCGTCCAGTACAACGTCGTCCCCAAGTACGCGGGCAACAACCCGATCCCGCACGAAATCCACTTCACGGCGTACGGCAACAAGGGTTTCACCTTCACCTACATTCTTGAGAACCCCGCCGGGTACGTCAGAACCGGCGTCTAG
- a CDS encoding nuclear transport factor 2 family protein, whose translation MNAETLDPMERLLAERACERLVVEFVHRLDLGEPGSVADLFTQDGIWEWPAGDRRIAGHDALRVYFDNRPADRLSRRMCTNILVTVTSADTAAATTYFTTYRVDGYSKGLVPPRPPVQVGHYEDTFRKVDDTWLLTTRTLFLSFAGPTERLAGPGQS comes from the coding sequence ATGAATGCAGAAACTCTTGATCCGATGGAGCGGCTGCTCGCGGAGCGGGCTTGTGAGCGGCTGGTCGTCGAGTTCGTCCACCGGCTCGACCTCGGGGAACCGGGCTCTGTGGCGGACCTCTTCACGCAGGACGGCATCTGGGAATGGCCCGCCGGTGACCGCCGCATCGCGGGTCACGACGCCCTGCGCGTCTACTTCGACAACCGGCCCGCAGACCGGCTCTCACGCCGTATGTGCACCAACATCCTGGTCACCGTGACCTCTGCGGACACAGCCGCCGCCACCACCTACTTCACCACGTACCGGGTCGACGGCTACAGCAAGGGCCTCGTACCGCCGCGGCCCCCGGTTCAGGTGGGGCACTACGAAGACACGTTCCGCAAGGTGGACGACACCTGGCTGCTCACCACGCGGACTCTCTTCCTCTCCTTCGCCGGCCCCACGGAACGCCTCGCCGGACCCGGCCAGTCATGA
- a CDS encoding TetR/AcrR family transcriptional regulator — MAYRKTPAEISRLEAAREHLVVCATSVVAEVGWSQASVTAVAASAGIAAGSVYQHFPSKAALAVEVFRRAAGREVEVLGEVLHGPGDPVDRLTRAVDVFARRALQNRGLAYALLAAPAEPAVGAERLDFRRRYRALYAEVVREGMATGQLPPQNAEITAAVLTGAIGEALVDPLGGPGEGATEQLLADLTAAALRCAGAPTV; from the coding sequence ATGGCCTACCGCAAGACCCCAGCGGAAATCAGTCGACTCGAAGCCGCCCGCGAGCACCTCGTCGTCTGCGCCACCTCGGTCGTCGCGGAAGTGGGCTGGTCGCAGGCGTCCGTGACCGCCGTCGCCGCCTCGGCGGGCATCGCGGCAGGTTCGGTCTACCAGCACTTCCCGTCCAAGGCGGCGCTCGCCGTCGAGGTCTTCCGGCGCGCCGCCGGACGCGAGGTGGAAGTGCTGGGCGAGGTGCTGCACGGCCCGGGCGACCCCGTCGACCGCCTGACCCGGGCCGTCGACGTCTTCGCCCGCCGCGCCCTGCAGAACCGCGGCCTCGCCTACGCCCTGCTCGCCGCCCCCGCCGAACCCGCGGTCGGCGCCGAGCGCCTCGACTTCCGGCGCCGCTACCGCGCCCTGTACGCCGAGGTCGTGCGGGAGGGCATGGCGACCGGCCAACTGCCCCCGCAGAACGCGGAGATCACCGCCGCCGTGCTCACCGGAGCGATCGGCGAAGCCCTCGTGGACCCGCTCGGCGGCCCCGGCGAGGGCGCCACCGAGCAACTCCTCGCCGACCTCACCGCCGCCGCACTGCGCTGCGCCGGAGCCCCGACCGTCTGA